A single Vulpes vulpes isolate BD-2025 chromosome 16, VulVul3, whole genome shotgun sequence DNA region contains:
- the LYG1 gene encoding lysozyme g-like protein 1, with protein sequence MSVLWLLLGLLALTDSSESSNWGCYGNIRNVETPGASCGIGKRHGLNYCGVRASERLAEIDMPYLLRYQPVIHTVGQKYCVDPAVIAAVLSRESHGGNAMVNVGNTGNGIGVVQDPGFYAPTSWIRESQVSQITEVLTVRIKEIQRRFPTWTSDQYLRGGLCAYAGGPGYIRSSEDLSCDFCNDVLARAKYFKRHGF encoded by the exons ATGTCTGTGCTGTGGCTGCTTCTGGGGCTTCTGGCCCTTACTG ATTCATCTGAAAGCAGCAACTGGGGATGCTATGGAAACATCCGAAACGTTGAGACCCCTGGGGCGTCCTGTGGGATTGGCAAACGTCATGGCCTGAACTACTGTG GAGTTCGTGCTTCTGAAAGGCTGGCTGAAATAGACATGCCCTACCTCCTGAGATACCAGCCGGTGATTCACACTGTTGGCCAGAAGTACTGTGTGGATCCTGCAGTGATCGCTGCTGTCTTGTCCAGGGAGTCTCATGGCGGCAACGCTATGGTCAACGTGGGCAACACGGGCAACGGCATCGGGGTTGTGCAG GACCCTGGTTTTTATGCTCCCACATCCTGGATCAGGGAGTCTCAGGTTTCTCAGATAACTGAGGTCCTTACTGTTAGGATCAAAGAAATTCAAAGGAGGTTTCCAACTTGGACCTCTGACCAGTACCTGAGAG GTGGACTCTGTGCCTATGCTGGAGGTCCTGGCTACATCAGAAGCAGCGAGGACCTGAGCTGTGACTTCTGCAATGACGTCCTTGCACGAGCCAAATACTTCAAGAGACATGGCTTCTAA